In one Paracoccus everestensis genomic region, the following are encoded:
- a CDS encoding PQQ-dependent sugar dehydrogenase — MTRHLTLTAAALLAGTATAQDFNAAPPNAPDQQPAFENQTRAPVLADDIALDQTVIADGLDHPWGLAELPDGAWLVTERAGNLRMVGADGALSDPIGGLPDIDTRDQGGLLDVTVAEDFADTRRVWISFAQPREDGKTATAVGTGTLSADGSTLDGTQVIWQQQPAWDSTKHYGSVLVHDGQGGLFVTTGERSNPDSRVYSQNVTTTLGKVIRINPETGAPMGDPGVAEALPEIWSWGHRNLQGAALDDQGRLWTIEHGPKGGDELNLPQAGRNYGWPRVTYGVEYSGRPIGEGITQLEGTELPVYYWDPVIAPGQMTFYDGEMFPDWQGDLLIGGLKSNDLVRLEMEADRVTGEARHLQGIGRVREVEVARDGALMLLTDEDNGRLIRVTPAR, encoded by the coding sequence ATGACCCGTCACCTGACCCTGACCGCAGCGGCCCTGCTGGCCGGAACCGCAACCGCCCAGGATTTCAACGCGGCGCCGCCGAACGCGCCCGACCAACAGCCCGCCTTTGAAAACCAGACCCGCGCGCCGGTGCTGGCCGATGACATCGCCCTGGACCAGACGGTGATCGCCGACGGGCTGGACCATCCCTGGGGCCTTGCCGAATTGCCGGACGGCGCCTGGCTGGTGACGGAACGCGCGGGCAACCTGCGCATGGTGGGCGCGGACGGCGCGCTGTCCGATCCGATCGGCGGGCTGCCGGACATCGACACCCGCGACCAGGGCGGGCTGCTGGACGTGACCGTGGCCGAAGACTTCGCCGATACGCGCCGCGTCTGGATCAGCTTCGCCCAGCCGCGCGAGGACGGCAAGACCGCCACCGCGGTTGGCACCGGCACCCTGTCTGCCGATGGCAGCACGCTGGACGGCACGCAGGTGATCTGGCAACAGCAGCCCGCCTGGGATTCGACCAAGCATTACGGCTCTGTCCTGGTCCATGACGGGCAGGGCGGGCTGTTCGTGACCACTGGCGAACGCTCGAACCCTGACTCGCGCGTCTATTCCCAGAACGTCACCACGACCCTGGGCAAGGTCATCCGCATCAACCCCGAGACGGGCGCGCCGATGGGCGATCCCGGCGTGGCCGAGGCATTGCCCGAAATCTGGTCCTGGGGGCACCGCAACCTCCAGGGCGCGGCGCTTGACGATCAGGGCAGGCTGTGGACCATCGAGCATGGCCCCAAGGGCGGGGACGAATTGAACCTGCCCCAGGCGGGCCGCAACTATGGCTGGCCGCGCGTGACCTATGGCGTGGAATACAGCGGCCGTCCCATTGGCGAAGGGATCACCCAGCTGGAAGGCACTGAACTGCCCGTCTACTACTGGGATCCCGTGATCGCGCCGGGCCAGATGACCTTCTATGACGGCGAGATGTTCCCCGACTGGCAGGGCGACCTGCTGATCGGCGGGCTGAAGTCCAACGATCTGGTGCGCCTGGAAATGGAGGCCGACCGCGTGACCGGCGAGGCGCGCCACCTGCAAGGCATCGGCCGCGTGCGCGAGGTCGAGGTTGCCCGCGACGGCGCCCTGATGCTGCTGACGGACGAGGACAATGGCCGGCTGATCCGCGTCACGCCCGCGCGCTGA
- a CDS encoding saccharopine dehydrogenase — protein sequence MTHLWVRAESRANEERAGITPEGVASLVAQGFSVTVEDSPHRVLPTEDYARAGAVIAPPGSWPTAPDDAIVFGLKELPDDGLPLRHRHVMFGHAFKGQPAGQVLLRRFQAGGGYLYDLEYLTDDTGRRLAAFGYWAGYAGAAVSLKAWVAQQGGGLCGPVHAYADKELWLDELRAQLDATARPRPHALVIGAKGRVGTGAADLLVALGVPVTRWDMAETAHGGPFPQVLAHELFINAILAQPGAPVFVPESAVAPGRRLTVIGDVACDPASDFSPIKVYDRTTTWDQPVLRVADNPPLDVMAIDNLPSLLPRESSEDYAGQLLPVLAQLDRIDEGPWGRAGALFRDNRDRLTQT from the coding sequence ATGACACATCTGTGGGTGCGGGCCGAAAGCCGCGCGAACGAGGAACGGGCAGGCATCACCCCCGAGGGCGTGGCAAGCCTGGTCGCGCAAGGCTTCAGCGTCACGGTCGAGGACAGCCCCCACCGCGTCCTGCCGACCGAGGATTATGCCCGCGCCGGGGCCGTGATCGCGCCGCCAGGCAGCTGGCCCACCGCGCCCGACGACGCGATCGTCTTCGGCCTGAAGGAACTGCCCGACGACGGCCTTCCCCTGCGCCACCGCCATGTCATGTTCGGCCATGCCTTCAAGGGCCAGCCCGCGGGCCAGGTTCTGCTGCGCCGGTTCCAGGCCGGGGGCGGGTACCTGTATGACCTTGAATACCTGACGGACGATACCGGACGCCGTCTTGCGGCCTTTGGGTACTGGGCGGGCTATGCGGGGGCGGCCGTGTCGCTGAAGGCATGGGTCGCGCAACAGGGGGGCGGTCTTTGCGGGCCGGTCCATGCCTATGCCGACAAGGAGCTTTGGCTGGACGAATTGCGTGCGCAACTGGACGCCACCGCACGTCCGCGCCCGCACGCCCTTGTGATCGGCGCCAAGGGCCGGGTGGGCACTGGTGCGGCCGACCTGCTGGTCGCCTTGGGCGTGCCCGTCACCCGCTGGGACATGGCGGAAACCGCGCATGGGGGCCCTTTCCCACAGGTTCTGGCGCATGAACTGTTCATCAATGCGATCCTGGCCCAGCCGGGCGCACCGGTCTTCGTGCCCGAAAGCGCGGTGGCCCCCGGACGGCGGCTGACGGTCATCGGCGATGTGGCCTGCGATCCCGCCAGCGATTTTTCCCCCATCAAGGTCTATGACCGCACGACCACTTGGGACCAGCCGGTGCTGCGGGTGGCCGACAATCCGCCGCTGGACGTGATGGCCATCGACAACCTGCCATCGCTTCTGCCGCGCGAAAGCTCGGAGGATTACGCGGGGCAGTTGTTGCCTGTGCTGGCGCAGCTCGATCGGATCGACGAGGGGCCGTGGGGCCGGGCCGGGGCGCTGTTCCGGGACAATCGGGATCGCCTGACACAGACGTGA
- a CDS encoding MBL fold metallo-hydrolase: MILSRRASLMLGLAASAATLMPRLAMAQTATPTSFSFPVEGGQVVFHPVDHASMVVETPGGVIYVDPVGGADLYAGMPQPSLILITHEHGDHFDLPTLQALPAVAIIANPAVHGMLPAEMQSRATAMANGDQAQAIGMGIEAVPAYNTSADKQQYHPQGRDNGYVLTIGGKRFYIAGDTEDTPEMRALDNIEVAFLPMNLPYTMTVQQAADAVGDFRPVSVFPYHHGGSDVQEFARLVEGTGAGSLVVLANWYPRGEAG; encoded by the coding sequence ATGATCCTCAGCCGACGCGCCAGCCTGATGCTGGGCCTGGCCGCCAGTGCCGCCACCCTGATGCCGCGCCTTGCCATGGCCCAGACAGCGACGCCGACCTCGTTTTCCTTCCCGGTCGAAGGGGGGCAGGTCGTCTTCCACCCGGTCGATCATGCATCCATGGTGGTCGAGACGCCGGGCGGGGTGATCTATGTCGATCCGGTCGGCGGCGCGGATCTGTATGCCGGGATGCCGCAACCCTCGCTGATCCTGATCACGCATGAGCATGGCGATCACTTCGACCTGCCGACCCTGCAAGCCCTTCCCGCCGTGGCGATCATCGCCAACCCGGCGGTCCACGGGATGCTGCCCGCCGAGATGCAGTCCCGCGCCACCGCCATGGCCAACGGCGATCAGGCCCAGGCCATCGGGATGGGGATCGAGGCCGTGCCCGCCTATAACACCAGCGCCGACAAGCAGCAGTATCACCCCCAGGGGCGCGACAACGGCTATGTCCTGACCATCGGCGGCAAGCGGTTCTATATCGCAGGCGATACCGAGGACACGCCCGAGATGCGCGCCCTGGACAACATCGAGGTCGCTTTCCTGCCCATGAACTTGCCCTATACGATGACCGTCCAGCAGGCAGCGGACGCGGTGGGGGACTTCCGGCCGGTTTCGGTATTCCCCTATCACCACGGGGGCAGCGACGTGCAGGAATTCGCCCGCCTGGTCGAGGGGACGGGCGCAGGCAGCCTGGTCGTTCTTGCCAACTGGTACCCGCGCGGCGAGGCTGGCTGA
- a CDS encoding ABC transporter permease, with the protein MLRYLLRRLIVMGLSLLAASALIFSIMGLVPGDPASFMLGTGAQPETVAALRQQLGLDQPFALRYAAWLGAILHGDFGTSFTYKTPVGGMILDRLQVSLPLAVSALMLAVAMALPVGLHAAGRRGRLGDGLAMGAAHLGVALPNFWLAMLLVLVFAVNLQWLPAGSFPGWTDPFAALRSLILPAVALALPQAAILARVLRFALVETMGQDYIRTARAKGLTTSQALRRHALRNALIPVLTILGMQFSFLLAGAIIIENVFYLPGLGRMIFQAITQRDLIVVQSAVLVLVGAVIAVTFVVDLAYAAVDPRLRRA; encoded by the coding sequence ATGTTGCGATACCTTCTGCGCCGGCTGATCGTGATGGGGCTGAGCCTGCTGGCGGCCTCGGCCCTGATCTTTTCGATCATGGGCCTTGTGCCGGGCGATCCGGCCAGCTTCATGCTGGGGACGGGCGCACAGCCTGAAACGGTGGCCGCATTGCGCCAGCAGTTGGGATTGGACCAGCCCTTCGCCCTGCGATACGCGGCCTGGCTGGGGGCGATCCTGCACGGGGATTTCGGGACCAGCTTCACCTACAAGACGCCGGTTGGCGGGATGATCCTGGACCGGCTGCAGGTCTCGCTGCCCTTGGCGGTATCGGCGTTGATGCTGGCGGTGGCCATGGCCCTGCCGGTCGGGCTTCATGCAGCGGGCCGCCGTGGCAGGCTGGGCGACGGGCTGGCGATGGGCGCGGCACATCTGGGCGTGGCGCTGCCCAACTTCTGGCTGGCGATGCTTCTGGTGCTTGTCTTTGCGGTCAACCTGCAATGGCTTCCCGCCGGGAGCTTTCCCGGCTGGACCGACCCTTTTGCGGCGCTGCGGTCGCTGATCCTGCCCGCCGTGGCCCTTGCCCTGCCGCAGGCCGCGATCCTGGCCCGCGTGCTGCGGTTCGCCTTGGTCGAGACGATGGGCCAGGACTATATCCGCACCGCCCGCGCCAAGGGGCTTACGACAAGCCAGGCCCTGCGGCGCCACGCCTTGCGCAATGCGCTGATCCCGGTGCTGACGATTCTGGGGATGCAGTTCAGCTTCCTGCTGGCGGGCGCGATCATCATCGAGAATGTCTTCTACCTGCCCGGCCTGGGGCGGATGATCTTTCAGGCGATCACCCAGCGCGACCTGATCGTAGTGCAGTCGGCGGTGCTTGTGCTGGTCGGCGCGGTCATCGCCGTGACCTTCGTGGTCGATCTGGCTTATGCCGCCGTGGACCCCCGGCTGCGCCGCGCATGA